The following are from one region of the Fastidiosipila sp. genome:
- a CDS encoding glycyl-radical enzyme activating protein has product MRILNIQRMSTEDGPGLRTTLFVKGCPLACAWCHNPESLSRSFQIEWLGERCIGCRTCISVCPEGALELGEKGLIIDREICNLCLACAEACPARAIETRGEDRTVDDLFDELIKDVAYFGEEGGITLSGGEILTQAAEAAMLLQKLKEHAIHTAIDTSGLCSREALDRVLPWTDLVLYDLKLFDDAAHQHWTGIGNRRIMDNFDYLAEQKEILGFSVWVRTPIIPGATDSDDNIRRLARFIGGRADRWELCAFNNLCTGKYDRLGNPWAFAGVPLMTSERMSELEAMAREEGCANTHATGNTRLEKPHTTKG; this is encoded by the coding sequence ATGCGGATCCTGAACATCCAGCGTATGTCCACCGAGGACGGGCCCGGCCTTCGGACCACTCTTTTTGTCAAGGGCTGCCCACTGGCCTGCGCCTGGTGCCACAATCCTGAAAGCCTGTCCCGCTCTTTTCAGATTGAGTGGCTGGGCGAACGCTGCATCGGCTGCCGGACCTGCATTTCCGTCTGTCCTGAGGGCGCTCTTGAATTGGGGGAAAAAGGCCTGATCATCGACAGGGAGATCTGCAATCTCTGCCTTGCCTGCGCCGAAGCCTGTCCGGCCCGGGCCATCGAAACCCGGGGCGAGGACAGGACCGTCGACGATCTCTTTGATGAACTGATCAAGGATGTGGCCTATTTCGGCGAGGAAGGCGGCATCACTCTTTCCGGCGGAGAAATCTTGACTCAGGCGGCTGAAGCGGCAATGCTGCTGCAAAAACTTAAAGAACACGCCATTCACACCGCCATCGACACCTCGGGCCTTTGTTCCAGGGAGGCGCTGGACCGGGTCCTGCCCTGGACCGATCTGGTTCTCTACGATCTCAAACTCTTTGACGACGCGGCCCATCAGCACTGGACAGGGATTGGCAACCGGCGCATCATGGACAACTTTGACTACCTGGCAGAACAAAAAGAAATCCTGGGTTTCTCCGTCTGGGTCAGGACGCCCATTATCCCGGGCGCAACCGACAGCGATGACAACATACGCCGACTCGCCCGTTTCATCGGCGGACGGGCCGACCGCTGGGAGCTATGCGCCTTCAACAACCTTTGCACGGGAAAATACGATCGGCTGGGCAATCCCTGGGCCTTCGCCGGGGTCCCTCTGATGACGTCTGAGCGGATGAGCGAACTGGAAGCCATGGCCAGGGAGGAAGGCTGCGCAAACACCCATGCAACAGGCAATACCAGACTGGAAAAGCCTCACACAACCAAGGGGTGA
- a CDS encoding ABC transporter ATP-binding protein, whose amino-acid sequence MQEDPPRTLYQLMWSRKRGFIIYLFAAFLPIFQQLIMEAALGFSFTLLEARTKAEISVRIAILVAAMLVPSVFHWISRRLRIGFMRDILLDVRKRGFRHILSLPVRVFSRKSRDHYLSLLVNDLNIFENDFFVSFLNVIFNGGLTLIALGILFFFDWRYGLASTLATGLLALLGRGFQKKIVSLKEKESDANKDFSQQMSNVFRGLEILKLNQVEAPFREKSMGYVTALENIKMRFNIFDYFQSGTMETLGLIFTVLSFFYIGTGLVSARLSLPQGVFMVQITQRAIWGMVQVFPHLNKVRASQAIFDRIVRGSPDEQEAPAPLGTLPFTLNQGIEVDQLSFSYDNRPVLQRASFKINKGEKVLLRGISGSGKTTLLNLLAGVYSSYGGEIRYDGRELRTIDPAPLNRRIAEVYQDVFLFEDTLQNNITLFSDYGQEAIEAAVDRAGLRELVERLPLGLETPLEENGKNLSGGERQRVSIARAILKQASLLLADEATSNLDENLGRHIEATLLSLDATVISISHRYYEGVTEGYDKILEIDGGTISVWQPGDYFKEAG is encoded by the coding sequence ATGCAAGAAGATCCGCCAAGGACACTTTACCAGCTCATGTGGAGCCGCAAACGTGGCTTCATCATCTATCTTTTTGCTGCCTTCCTGCCCATCTTCCAGCAACTTATCATGGAGGCTGCCCTGGGTTTCTCTTTTACACTCCTGGAAGCCAGGACAAAAGCGGAAATCAGCGTACGTATCGCCATCCTGGTCGCGGCCATGCTGGTGCCGTCCGTCTTCCACTGGATTTCGAGGAGACTTCGGATCGGCTTCATGCGCGACATCCTCCTTGACGTCCGGAAGCGGGGCTTCCGCCATATCCTGAGCCTGCCTGTCCGCGTCTTCTCACGCAAATCCCGCGATCACTACCTGTCGCTTTTGGTCAATGACCTCAACATCTTCGAGAATGATTTCTTCGTCTCTTTCCTCAATGTCATTTTTAACGGCGGACTGACCTTGATTGCCCTTGGCATCCTCTTCTTTTTCGACTGGCGATACGGCCTGGCCAGCACCTTGGCGACCGGTCTTCTGGCACTTCTAGGCAGGGGTTTCCAAAAGAAAATCGTCTCGCTCAAGGAGAAAGAATCCGACGCCAACAAAGACTTCTCTCAACAGATGTCAAATGTCTTTCGAGGGCTGGAGATCCTGAAGCTCAACCAGGTCGAGGCACCCTTCCGGGAAAAATCCATGGGCTATGTAACAGCGCTTGAAAATATAAAAATGCGCTTCAACATCTTTGACTATTTCCAAAGCGGCACAATGGAAACACTGGGACTCATTTTCACTGTCCTGTCTTTCTTTTACATCGGAACCGGCTTGGTCTCCGCCAGGCTTTCCCTGCCGCAGGGGGTTTTCATGGTGCAAATCACCCAGCGTGCCATTTGGGGCATGGTCCAGGTTTTCCCCCATCTGAACAAGGTACGTGCCAGCCAGGCAATTTTTGACCGGATTGTCAGGGGAAGCCCCGACGAACAGGAGGCCCCGGCTCCTTTGGGAACCCTGCCCTTCACGCTGAACCAGGGGATTGAAGTCGACCAGCTTTCTTTTTCCTATGATAACCGGCCTGTTTTGCAAAGAGCTTCATTCAAGATCAACAAGGGAGAAAAAGTGCTGCTCAGGGGGATTTCCGGTTCGGGCAAAACCACCCTGCTCAATTTGCTGGCAGGTGTCTACAGCTCATACGGGGGTGAAATCCGCTACGACGGAAGGGAATTGAGGACCATCGATCCTGCTCCGCTCAACCGCAGGATTGCGGAAGTATATCAGGATGTCTTCCTCTTCGAGGATACCTTGCAAAACAACATCACCCTCTTCAGTGATTATGGGCAGGAAGCGATCGAAGCCGCTGTCGACAGGGCCGGCTTGCGGGAACTGGTCGAAAGGCTGCCGCTGGGTCTGGAGACTCCTTTGGAAGAAAATGGAAAAAATCTGTCCGGAGGCGAACGCCAGCGCGTTTCCATCGCGCGGGCCATCCTGAAGCAAGCCTCACTCCTTTTGGCCGATGAGGCTACCTCCAACCTGGATGAAAATCTGGGCCGCCATATTGAGGCGACCTTGCTTTCACTTGACGCCACAGTGATTTCCATCTCACACCGCTACTACGAGGGTGTGACAGAGGGCTACGATAAAATATTGGAAATCGATGGGGGAACCATCTCTGTTTGGCAACCCGGCGATTATTTCAAGGAGGCCGGCTGA
- a CDS encoding ABC transporter ATP-binding protein codes for MFKKTSPDKQSRPLLPPDLKRTLRRTRWKLLPASIPLLLSSALNVLLMLLIRESLDAALAGDPGRVRDVVLPMLLGVACFIPVELFSAWMRGRYLRYVNQSMKGRYIDRVFAKNISEFQSQHLALYLSNITNDMNSVEQRYFISLHEILNRGFGAMAGVIILLNVHWLVAVMALIPGVIAAYVAIRSGRGLEKHEGERSGFLKQYTIYIREVLSAFRIIRNNSLEYKVTEDFDRRSTQVQQKRYELDKAETLVQVRNNTVFGIMIGGLLTAAMFSVRAGITTTGGLILIINGYSSIINTFYMVSERLPMIRSERPVFLRMEKALENKEREVETETLQGFDHSLQFDQVSFAYGENRVLRQASFTLKRGGKYLMVGPSGGGKSTVLRLIRKYFNPDEGTILIDGQPLRAISRESYYQHLANVEQQVFLFDDTLRNNLTLFKLYDEEAIIRAVQGAGLTDFLASLPGGLDYVITDNGQNLSGGEKARIAIARGLIARADLLLLDEAFASLDEEVARNIEHTLLSLEGVTVVSVSHIVFPDTAPLYDAVFEVKRGRVTRRPASGMV; via the coding sequence ATGTTCAAAAAGACAAGCCCCGACAAACAAAGCCGCCCGCTCCTCCCCCCTGATTTGAAACGGACGCTCCGTCGGACAAGGTGGAAACTGCTTCCCGCCTCAATCCCCCTGCTCTTGTCGTCAGCACTCAATGTTTTGCTCATGCTCCTGATCCGGGAGAGTCTTGACGCCGCCCTGGCGGGCGATCCCGGTCGCGTCAGGGACGTTGTCTTGCCCATGCTTCTGGGCGTCGCCTGCTTCATTCCCGTTGAGCTCTTTTCTGCCTGGATGCGGGGGCGTTATCTGCGTTATGTCAACCAGTCCATGAAGGGCCGTTACATTGACCGGGTATTCGCCAAAAACATCAGCGAGTTCCAAAGCCAGCACCTGGCCCTTTACCTTTCCAACATCACCAACGACATGAACTCGGTGGAGCAGCGCTACTTCATCTCCCTGCACGAAATCCTGAACAGGGGTTTCGGCGCCATGGCGGGGGTCATCATCCTGCTCAATGTCCACTGGCTAGTCGCTGTTATGGCCCTGATCCCGGGCGTCATCGCCGCTTATGTGGCAATCCGGTCAGGCCGCGGTCTTGAGAAGCATGAGGGTGAACGTTCCGGTTTCCTGAAACAGTACACCATCTATATCAGGGAAGTCCTGTCTGCTTTCCGCATCATCCGAAACAACAGCCTCGAATACAAGGTTACCGAGGATTTCGACCGGAGAAGCACCCAGGTCCAACAGAAACGTTATGAACTCGACAAGGCCGAAACCCTTGTCCAGGTCAGAAACAACACGGTCTTCGGGATCATGATCGGGGGATTGCTGACCGCTGCCATGTTCTCTGTCCGGGCAGGAATCACGACAACCGGCGGGCTGATCCTGATCATCAATGGTTATTCCAGCATCATCAACACCTTCTACATGGTTTCGGAAAGACTGCCCATGATCCGGTCCGAGCGCCCGGTCTTTCTGCGCATGGAAAAGGCGCTCGAGAACAAGGAAAGAGAGGTTGAAACCGAAACCCTTCAAGGTTTCGACCATTCTCTCCAGTTTGATCAAGTCTCTTTTGCCTACGGTGAGAACCGGGTATTGCGTCAGGCCTCCTTCACCCTCAAGCGCGGAGGGAAATACCTGATGGTGGGACCTTCGGGGGGCGGCAAGTCGACAGTCCTGCGCCTGATACGCAAGTACTTCAACCCTGATGAAGGCACCATCCTGATCGACGGGCAGCCACTGCGTGCCATCAGCCGGGAATCCTATTACCAACACCTGGCCAATGTCGAGCAGCAAGTCTTCCTGTTCGATGACACCCTGAGAAATAACCTGACCCTCTTCAAGCTCTACGATGAAGAAGCGATCATCCGCGCAGTCCAGGGAGCCGGACTGACAGATTTCCTGGCTTCGCTTCCGGGCGGTCTTGATTATGTGATCACCGACAACGGGCAGAACCTGTCTGGAGGCGAAAAGGCACGGATCGCCATCGCCCGCGGCCTGATCGCCAGGGCCGACCTCCTGCTCCTGGACGAAGCCTTCGCCAGTCTGGATGAGGAGGTCGCACGAAACATTGAGCACACGCTCCTGTCTTTGGAAGGTGTCACCGTCGTCTCTGTCAGCCACATCGTTTTCCCCGATACGGCCCCTTTGTATGATGCGGTCTTTGAGGTCAAGCGTGGCCGTGTGACCCGGCGGCCGGCTTCTGGAATGGTATGA
- a CDS encoding HD domain-containing protein — MELLDLSQALEKGRVSRGPVLINSKPDLRSGRRDDYVTGEFYLKGQTFPFRIWEKNIYGIVLEYGPGIYLAETVGSDFNGPYLTVRSIDLYPGDDLTRNDFMGGLSREELMESLGDVKRKLTAVGVTETCWQLVDSALARPGLEGRFFIEGAAVRHHDNVVGGLAHHTAKMLRILAALLENNPELRKSADLLTFSIFMHDIGKIFEYRDLDLSEFWFANHRVRGIEFLAEIRDEIISHYDEDFYRQVQSVIAGHHGQYGDRPTTVAAAIVHYIDVLESQTTELLREQLNAPGGKVRHPDFGFLQGIPLDESE; from the coding sequence ATGGAACTACTTGATCTCAGCCAGGCCCTCGAAAAGGGCCGCGTCTCCCGCGGACCCGTCCTCATCAACAGCAAGCCCGATCTTCGTTCCGGCAGGCGGGACGATTATGTGACGGGTGAATTCTACCTGAAGGGTCAGACCTTCCCCTTCCGGATCTGGGAAAAGAATATTTACGGGATCGTTCTGGAGTACGGCCCCGGCATCTACCTGGCGGAAACGGTGGGATCCGATTTTAACGGCCCCTATCTGACCGTCCGCAGCATTGATCTCTATCCCGGAGATGACCTCACCCGAAATGATTTCATGGGCGGCCTCTCCCGGGAGGAATTGATGGAGAGCCTGGGGGATGTAAAAAGGAAACTGACCGCGGTCGGCGTGACAGAAACCTGCTGGCAGCTGGTCGATTCTGCCCTGGCCCGGCCCGGGCTTGAGGGACGGTTTTTTATTGAGGGGGCAGCCGTGCGGCACCACGACAACGTGGTTGGGGGGCTGGCCCACCACACCGCCAAAATGCTTCGTATCCTTGCCGCCCTGCTTGAAAATAATCCGGAACTTCGTAAGAGCGCTGATTTGTTGACCTTTTCCATTTTCATGCACGACATCGGGAAAATTTTCGAATACAGGGATCTTGACTTGTCGGAATTCTGGTTTGCCAACCACCGCGTCCGGGGCATTGAATTCCTGGCGGAAATCAGGGACGAAATCATCTCGCATTACGACGAGGACTTTTACCGGCAGGTCCAATCCGTCATCGCGGGGCACCACGGACAATATGGTGACCGGCCCACCACGGTTGCCGCTGCCATCGTCCATTACATCGATGTGCTGGAAAGTCAGACAACCGAGCTGTTGCGGGAGCAGCTGAACGCGCCGGGCGGCAAGGTCAGGCATCCCGACTTCGGCTTCCTGCAGGGAATTCCCCTGGACGAAAGCGAATAA
- a CDS encoding SPFH domain-containing protein: protein MGLLKAAGGAIGGVLADQWREFFYSDALADDVIVKKGQKRTSSRSSNVKGEENIISNGSIVAVNDGQCMIIVEQGRVVDFSAEPGEYIYDTSTEPSLFYGPLGKNILGTFKRIGYRFTMGGDTGKDQRVYYFNMKEMMNNKFGTANAVPFRVVDRNIGLDVDISIKAFGEYSYKIEDPLLFYTNVSGNVEEPYKRDRMDEQLRAELMNALQPAFAKISAMGIRYSELPGHTEEIAKALNEVLSEKWGNLRGIKVVSVGLQSVKASEEDEQMIKELQKSAVFRDPTMAAAGLVGAQADAMRAAASNEGAGPFMAFAGMSMAQMAGGGQAGQLFQQGAQQAQAQATVPVGVTEVPVWKCPECGKADNSSKFCANCGAPKPEVEEWVCECGTTNTGKFCENCGKPRPVVKHYRCDKCGWEPEDPTKPPKFCPECGDVFDELDVVGGEEQATGKE from the coding sequence ATGGGCTTACTGAAAGCAGCAGGCGGAGCGATCGGCGGAGTACTGGCCGACCAGTGGCGCGAGTTTTTCTACAGCGATGCCCTGGCCGACGACGTGATCGTTAAAAAAGGGCAGAAACGGACCTCTTCGCGAAGCAGCAATGTCAAGGGCGAGGAGAACATCATCTCGAACGGATCCATCGTCGCCGTCAATGACGGTCAATGCATGATCATCGTCGAACAGGGCAGAGTCGTCGACTTCAGCGCCGAGCCCGGCGAGTATATTTACGATACTTCAACGGAGCCTTCTCTATTTTACGGACCGCTCGGCAAGAATATCCTGGGGACCTTCAAGCGGATTGGTTACCGTTTTACCATGGGCGGGGATACGGGGAAAGACCAGCGCGTCTACTATTTCAACATGAAGGAAATGATGAACAATAAGTTCGGTACGGCCAACGCTGTTCCTTTCCGGGTGGTCGACCGCAACATCGGCCTTGACGTCGACATTTCCATCAAGGCCTTTGGAGAGTATTCCTACAAGATCGAAGACCCGCTCCTCTTCTATACCAACGTGTCAGGCAACGTTGAGGAGCCTTACAAGCGTGACCGCATGGATGAACAGTTGCGCGCGGAACTGATGAACGCGCTCCAGCCGGCCTTCGCCAAGATTTCCGCCATGGGCATCCGCTACAGTGAGCTGCCCGGTCATACCGAGGAAATCGCCAAGGCCCTGAACGAGGTTCTGTCAGAAAAGTGGGGCAACCTGCGCGGGATTAAGGTCGTTTCTGTTGGACTCCAGTCGGTCAAGGCTTCGGAAGAAGATGAGCAAATGATCAAGGAGCTCCAGAAGAGCGCGGTCTTCCGCGATCCGACCATGGCGGCGGCCGGTCTTGTCGGCGCCCAGGCGGATGCCATGAGAGCAGCGGCCTCAAATGAAGGCGCCGGTCCTTTCATGGCCTTTGCCGGTATGAGCATGGCCCAGATGGCCGGTGGCGGGCAGGCAGGTCAGCTCTTCCAGCAGGGAGCTCAGCAGGCCCAGGCACAGGCGACCGTTCCGGTTGGTGTTACGGAAGTCCCGGTCTGGAAGTGCCCCGAGTGCGGCAAGGCCGATAATTCAAGCAAATTCTGCGCCAACTGCGGCGCACCCAAGCCGGAAGTCGAGGAATGGGTCTGCGAGTGCGGCACCACCAATACGGGCAAGTTCTGTGAGAACTGCGGCAAACCGCGGCCGGTTGTCAAGCACTACCGTTGTGACAAGTGTGGCTGGGAACCCGAAGACCCGACCAAGCCGCCCAAGTTCTGCCCGGAGTGCGGTGACGTGTTCGATGAACTTGATGTGGTCGGCGGGGAAGAGCAGGCAACCGGGAAAGAATAA
- a CDS encoding NAD(P)/FAD-dependent oxidoreductase → MKKADVAIIGAGLAGIFAAYELITKAPRLNILLLEQGDPIASRQCPILEKKVSKCINCKPCAIMRGFGGAGAFSDGKFNFTTEFGGWLTDYLEPAKVLELIDDVDAVNRQFGATHEVYSTATPEAEAIGRRALSHDIHLLNARVKHLGTEHNRKILERIFDWLNAHIELSCRTEVKEIIPIKDGRPIDHLNGVTPDSYELETTKGRVACDILIAAPGRSGAEWFSDVCRALHLPMINNQVDLGVRVELPALVFKEITDAMYEAKLKYMTRRYNDIVRTFCMNPYGYVVTENTDGIITVNGHSYDDPALRSENTNFALLVSNRFTEPFKEPYRYGKHIASLSNMLGGGVMVQRLGDLRDGRRTNEHRMSKSFVRPTLEATPGDLSLALPKRHLDNIMEMLDVLDKLAPGTANADTLLYGVEVKFYSARLELTREFETGLSHFFAIGDGAGITRGLSQAGASGIHVARAILKRMKGKS, encoded by the coding sequence ATGAAAAAAGCAGATGTTGCCATTATCGGTGCCGGTCTTGCGGGTATCTTTGCGGCCTATGAGCTTATTACCAAAGCGCCCCGGTTGAATATCCTGCTCCTGGAGCAGGGTGACCCGATTGCTTCCCGCCAGTGCCCCATCCTGGAAAAGAAGGTCAGCAAGTGCATTAATTGCAAACCCTGTGCCATCATGCGGGGTTTTGGCGGAGCTGGTGCCTTCTCGGACGGCAAATTCAATTTCACAACGGAATTCGGCGGCTGGCTGACCGATTATCTGGAGCCTGCCAAAGTGCTCGAACTTATCGATGACGTCGATGCCGTCAACAGGCAATTCGGGGCGACCCATGAGGTTTATTCGACCGCGACACCGGAGGCTGAGGCCATCGGCCGCCGCGCCCTTTCCCATGACATTCACCTGCTGAATGCCCGGGTCAAGCATCTGGGAACCGAGCACAACCGCAAAATTCTGGAGCGGATCTTCGATTGGCTGAACGCACACATTGAGCTCTCATGCCGAACGGAAGTGAAAGAGATAATTCCCATCAAGGATGGCAGGCCCATCGATCATTTGAACGGGGTCACCCCCGACTCCTATGAGCTTGAAACAACCAAGGGCCGTGTTGCCTGCGACATCCTGATTGCAGCACCGGGCCGGTCGGGGGCCGAATGGTTCAGCGATGTCTGCCGGGCACTCCACCTGCCCATGATCAATAATCAGGTTGATCTGGGCGTCCGTGTTGAATTGCCCGCCCTGGTTTTCAAAGAAATCACGGATGCCATGTATGAAGCCAAGCTGAAATACATGACGCGGCGCTACAACGACATTGTCCGGACTTTTTGCATGAATCCCTACGGTTACGTTGTGACCGAAAACACCGACGGTATCATCACCGTGAACGGACACAGCTATGATGATCCGGCCCTGCGAAGCGAAAACACCAACTTCGCGCTTTTGGTCAGCAACCGCTTCACCGAGCCCTTCAAGGAACCGTACCGTTATGGCAAGCACATTGCCTCACTTTCCAACATGCTGGGCGGCGGGGTCATGGTGCAGCGGCTGGGCGACTTGCGTGACGGTCGGCGGACCAATGAACACAGGATGTCAAAGAGTTTTGTCCGTCCGACGCTGGAGGCGACACCCGGCGACCTGAGTTTGGCGCTTCCCAAACGTCATTTGGACAATATCATGGAAATGCTGGACGTTCTTGACAAACTGGCGCCCGGCACAGCCAACGCCGACACCCTCCTTTACGGGGTCGAGGTCAAGTTCTACAGCGCCCGCCTGGAGCTGACCCGCGAGTTCGAAACGGGCCTTTCGCACTTTTTTGCCATCGGCGACGGGGCTGGCATCACCCGGGGGCTTTCCCAGGCTGGTGCAAGCGGCATCCATGTGGCCAGGGCCATTTTGAAAAGGATGAAAGGTAAGTCCTGA
- a CDS encoding tRNA threonylcarbamoyladenosine dehydratase — protein MDFDRHERTRLLWPQSAIEALAGKTVLVAGLGGVGSWTVEALARAGTGRLILVDPDVISPSNLNRQLYALESTVGQAKCDLAARRVRDINRAIDVLCFRERLFPGAARGLRDRCPVVDYIVDAIDSVSAKVDLIASACHGGIPLISSMGTGNRRDPSRLRLAELSGIQGDPLARRVRQGLRKHGIEKVKVLCSEEPPVKMDGEPRQVGSVPTVAPVAGFLIASEVIADLVLRESAG, from the coding sequence ATGGATTTTGACCGGCATGAACGGACACGCTTGCTCTGGCCGCAATCGGCCATCGAAGCATTGGCCGGCAAAACTGTGCTTGTCGCAGGGCTCGGCGGGGTCGGTTCATGGACCGTCGAGGCTCTGGCGCGCGCGGGAACGGGCAGACTGATCCTGGTCGACCCTGATGTCATCTCGCCCTCCAATCTCAACCGTCAGCTCTATGCGCTCGAAAGCACGGTCGGTCAGGCAAAGTGTGACCTGGCGGCCAGGCGAGTCAGGGACATCAACAGAGCCATCGATGTCCTTTGCTTTCGGGAGCGCCTGTTCCCCGGAGCCGCCCGGGGTTTGCGGGACCGCTGCCCGGTTGTTGATTACATCGTCGATGCCATTGATTCTGTCAGCGCCAAAGTCGATCTGATCGCCTCAGCCTGCCATGGCGGCATTCCTCTGATCTCTTCCATGGGCACGGGAAACCGCCGGGATCCCTCCCGCCTCCGGCTGGCTGAACTTTCCGGCATCCAGGGTGACCCCCTGGCACGTCGCGTCCGCCAGGGTCTGAGGAAACACGGCATCGAAAAAGTCAAGGTCCTTTGTTCGGAGGAGCCGCCCGTTAAGATGGACGGGGAGCCTCGCCAGGTCGGCAGTGTTCCTACCGTGGCGCCGGTCGCGGGCTTCCTCATTGCTTCAGAAGTGATCGCCGATCTCGTGCTCCGCGAATCAGCCGGATGA
- a CDS encoding metal ABC transporter permease, with product MTAFMADFFSFSFLLRALVGGSLIALCASLLGTSLVLTRYAMIGDGLSHVAFGTLAVAMAFSTSPLVVSLPVVMAAAFLLLRLSSSARVRGDAAIAMLSSASMAAGVVAISLAKGMNTDLYGFMFGSILSMTKSDLTMAVVLSLVVAALFLFSYNKLFAVTFDENFARASGIRAGLWNGLLAILASVTIVLGMRMMGAILIASLIIFPPLSAMRLCGSFKGVTLVSSLASLACFAAGLFLSYGLDLPSGPVIVLVNAGCFLIFSLIRLIRGARDRRSLLKQ from the coding sequence ATGACCGCTTTCATGGCAGATTTCTTCTCATTCTCCTTCCTCCTTCGGGCGCTGGTCGGGGGCTCGCTTATCGCGCTCTGTGCTTCGCTTCTTGGAACCAGCCTGGTTCTGACCCGCTATGCCATGATCGGTGATGGCCTGTCCCACGTCGCTTTTGGCACCCTGGCGGTTGCCATGGCCTTTTCCACTTCCCCCCTCGTGGTTTCGCTTCCGGTTGTCATGGCGGCAGCCTTCTTGCTCCTGCGCTTGAGCAGCAGCGCACGCGTCCGCGGGGACGCCGCCATTGCCATGCTTTCGTCCGCCAGCATGGCGGCGGGAGTGGTTGCGATTTCGCTGGCAAAGGGGATGAATACGGATTTATACGGCTTCATGTTCGGCAGCATTTTGTCCATGACAAAAAGCGATCTGACCATGGCGGTTGTTCTCTCGCTTGTTGTCGCTGCTCTTTTTCTTTTTTCCTACAACAAGCTTTTTGCTGTGACTTTCGATGAAAACTTCGCCCGGGCTTCCGGGATCCGGGCCGGGCTCTGGAATGGCCTGCTTGCAATCCTGGCCTCGGTCACGATCGTTCTTGGCATGCGGATGATGGGAGCCATCCTGATCGCCAGCCTGATTATTTTTCCTCCCCTGTCGGCTATGCGCCTTTGCGGGAGTTTCAAGGGAGTAACCCTTGTTTCGTCACTTGCCTCGCTTGCCTGTTTTGCGGCAGGACTCTTTTTATCCTATGGCCTTGACTTGCCTTCAGGGCCCGTCATTGTTCTTGTCAATGCCGGATGTTTCCTCATTTTCTCGCTCATCCGGCTGATTCGCGGAGCACGAGATCGGCGATCACTTCTGAAGCAATGA